From Vogesella sp. XCS3, the proteins below share one genomic window:
- a CDS encoding Fe2+-dependent dioxygenase, giving the protein MLLHIPAVLTPEELAHARKLLLAAPWQDGRTTAGQQAVQVKNNLQLPPESDTARELAALVRSALFRHPLYMSAALPHTLMTPMFNCYQGGMTYGNHVDNAIRRDPLSGQNVRTDVSCTLFFSDPEEYEGGELIVEDTYGTHSVRLPAGDAILYPSTSLHRVEPVSAGARLASFMWTQSMVRSDTRRAMLFDIDMAILQLRQKVGDCEEVMSLTATYHNLLREWAEV; this is encoded by the coding sequence ATGCTGTTGCACATTCCCGCCGTGCTCACCCCCGAAGAACTCGCCCACGCCCGCAAGCTGCTGCTGGCCGCCCCCTGGCAAGATGGCCGCACCACCGCAGGCCAGCAGGCCGTGCAGGTGAAAAACAATCTGCAGCTGCCACCAGAGAGCGATACCGCGCGCGAGTTGGCCGCATTGGTGCGTAGCGCACTGTTCCGCCACCCTCTATATATGTCGGCCGCGCTGCCGCACACGCTGATGACGCCCATGTTCAACTGCTATCAGGGCGGCATGACCTACGGCAACCACGTGGACAACGCCATCCGCCGCGACCCGCTCAGCGGGCAAAATGTACGGACAGACGTATCGTGCACCCTGTTTTTCAGCGATCCGGAAGAATACGAAGGGGGCGAGCTGATCGTAGAGGACACCTACGGGACGCATAGCGTGAGGTTGCCGGCCGGCGATGCCATCCTGTACCCGTCCACCAGCCTGCACCGTGTAGAACCGGTCAGCGCCGGCGCGCGGCTGGCTTCGTTTATGTGGACACAGAGTATGGTGCGCAGCGACACCCGCCGCGCCATGCTGTTCGATATTGATATGGCTATCCTGCAGCTGCGGCAGAAGGTAGGGGACTGCGAGGAAGTGATGTCGCTGACCGCCACCTATCACAACCTGCTGCGGGAGTGGGCGGAAGTATAA
- a CDS encoding MotA/TolQ/ExbB proton channel family protein — MNLMLTFEQGDAVLVSVFLILILMSVLTWYFIVLRGWRAWQVRRLNREADAQLWGAASWQAAEKDLDASPAPVAALLREGLAAVRKYQQHSDGSLGQSCSLDEYLTRALRKRLSQEQQSLEGGMTFLATIGSTAPFIGLFGTVWGIYNALVNIGAQGQVSIGTVAGPIGEALVATAAGLAAAIPAVLAYNTFTRLNRLINQDMDHFTHDLHAHLLTLGGKDGIR; from the coding sequence ATGAACCTGATGCTTACCTTTGAACAGGGCGATGCCGTACTGGTATCGGTGTTTCTGATCCTGATCCTGATGTCGGTACTGACCTGGTACTTCATCGTGCTGCGTGGCTGGCGTGCGTGGCAGGTTCGGCGCCTGAACCGCGAAGCGGATGCGCAGCTGTGGGGTGCGGCCAGCTGGCAAGCTGCAGAGAAAGATCTGGACGCCAGCCCGGCACCGGTAGCAGCCCTGCTGCGCGAAGGCCTGGCTGCGGTACGCAAATACCAGCAACACAGCGATGGCTCGCTGGGCCAGTCGTGCAGCCTGGACGAATACTTGACCCGCGCCCTGCGCAAACGCTTGTCGCAAGAGCAGCAGAGCCTGGAAGGTGGTATGACTTTCCTGGCCACCATCGGCTCGACGGCACCGTTCATCGGCCTGTTCGGGACGGTATGGGGCATTTATAACGCGCTGGTGAACATTGGCGCGCAGGGTCAGGTATCGATCGGCACCGTAGCCGGGCCGATCGGCGAAGCGCTGGTGGCCACTGCGGCGGGCCTGGCTGCAGCCATTCCTGCGGTACTGGCTTACAACACCTTTACCCGCCTGAACCGCCTGATCAACCAGGACATGGATCACTTTACCCACGACCTGCACGCACACCTGCTGACACTGGGAGGCAAAGATGGCATTCGGTAG
- a CDS encoding prepilin-type N-terminal cleavage/methylation domain-containing protein yields the protein MLPRYAKPSRQQRGISLLEALITLLLMSIIGIGTAYIAAKAAVAQRHSSSLHLTVSQLREALSRGECRSTTPRSSELPLGGGSVQASCQSVVTTLSVVPLSGGMASQTVSVAMPAIRASGSLLEGEVRIDPQGS from the coding sequence TTGTTGCCACGCTACGCTAAACCCAGCCGCCAGCAGCGCGGCATCAGCCTGCTCGAGGCGCTGATCACGCTGTTGCTGATGTCCATTATCGGCATCGGTACGGCCTATATCGCGGCCAAGGCAGCCGTGGCACAGCGCCACAGCAGCAGCTTGCACCTGACGGTGAGCCAGCTGCGCGAGGCGCTGAGCCGTGGCGAGTGCCGTAGCACCACGCCGCGCAGTAGCGAGCTGCCCCTGGGGGGCGGTAGCGTGCAGGCCAGCTGCCAGAGTGTGGTGACCACGCTGAGCGTGGTACCGCTGTCCGGCGGTATGGCCAGCCAGACGGTGTCGGTGGCCATGCCTGCTATCCGTGCCAGTGGCAGCTTGCTGGAAGGGGAGGTGCGTATCGACCCCCAGGGCTCATGA
- a CDS encoding SPOR domain-containing protein encodes MKWFIGTLVVVNLLAALYGALKQKPEVDIHAQEVNAAQLKMLPANWKPLLASAPEASAPATDIASSMPQAEAMPAPPAVASATATVAAPKETKPAVLAAKPETKVQEAKADDKAAKPAETKVADAKPAAATLCYSWGGLDPQQLARVQGGVPLLKLSSPPQASVVDQRRGSGKTWVFYPPLATQAETQTLVAELKAKGFDSYIVQTAGEFKGHLSLGLFGREEGAQALVKRLKAAGYDKAKVDSRGDVVKVTTLSFRQLDEATASKLKALQKRLLPGIPVQACR; translated from the coding sequence ATGAAGTGGTTTATTGGAACGCTGGTAGTGGTCAACCTGTTGGCCGCGCTGTATGGCGCGCTGAAACAAAAGCCCGAAGTGGATATTCACGCGCAGGAAGTCAATGCAGCACAGCTGAAAATGCTGCCGGCTAACTGGAAGCCGCTGCTAGCCAGTGCGCCAGAAGCCAGCGCGCCGGCGACCGATATCGCCAGCAGCATGCCGCAGGCCGAGGCCATGCCGGCGCCACCCGCTGTGGCCAGTGCCACTGCAACGGTAGCTGCGCCGAAAGAGACCAAGCCCGCAGTGCTGGCCGCCAAGCCTGAAACCAAAGTGCAGGAAGCTAAAGCAGATGACAAGGCTGCGAAACCGGCCGAGACCAAAGTCGCTGATGCCAAACCGGCCGCCGCGACACTGTGCTACAGCTGGGGTGGGCTGGACCCGCAACAGCTGGCGCGTGTGCAAGGTGGTGTGCCCTTGCTGAAGTTGTCCAGCCCGCCACAGGCCAGCGTCGTAGACCAGCGCCGTGGCTCGGGCAAGACCTGGGTGTTCTACCCGCCGCTAGCCACACAGGCAGAAACCCAGACACTGGTAGCCGAGCTGAAGGCCAAAGGTTTTGACAGCTACATCGTGCAGACCGCCGGCGAGTTCAAGGGCCATTTGTCGCTGGGCCTGTTTGGCCGCGAAGAGGGCGCGCAGGCACTGGTGAAGCGTCTGAAGGCCGCCGGTTACGACAAGGCCAAAGTGGATAGTCGCGGTGATGTGGTGAAAGTCACCACGCTGAGCTTCCGCCAGCTGGACGAGGCTACCGCCAGCAAACTCAAAGCGCTACAAAAGCGGCTGCTACCAGGCATACCGGTCCAGGCGTGCCGCTAG
- a CDS encoding biopolymer transporter ExbD — protein MAFGSFDKGADAPMSEINTTPLVDVMLVLLVVFIITAPLLTNAVKVDLPQASAAAHQEKQEAIRLSIDASGKIYWNDVPMEEGRLKSRFAEAAAANPQVELHLRADKAVRYEVVAEALADAQNAGVSRIGFVTEAQQ, from the coding sequence ATGGCATTCGGTAGTTTCGACAAGGGCGCCGATGCGCCGATGTCCGAGATCAACACCACACCGCTGGTGGACGTGATGCTGGTGCTGCTGGTGGTGTTCATCATTACCGCCCCGCTGCTGACCAATGCCGTGAAGGTAGACTTGCCGCAAGCCAGCGCGGCCGCGCATCAGGAAAAGCAGGAAGCGATCCGCCTGAGCATCGACGCCAGCGGCAAGATCTACTGGAACGATGTGCCGATGGAAGAAGGCCGGCTGAAAAGCCGCTTTGCCGAAGCCGCTGCGGCCAACCCTCAGGTGGAGCTGCACCTGCGCGCCGATAAGGCCGTGCGCTACGAAGTGGTGGCCGAAGCGCTGGCCGATGCCCAGAACGCAGGCGTCAGCCGTATCGGGTTTGTGACCGAAGCCCAGCAGTAA
- a CDS encoding LysR substrate-binding domain-containing protein gives MKLPPLNALRVFLVAAEHHSFTKAGETLHLTQGAVSRHIQTLEAHYGLPLFVRQARGLTLTPEGVALFPAVRDAFSRIEAASEAISRRSRELRVKASPSIASRWVLPRFTQFRNRYPDLMVSLVTVTGFDPNFKSREYDISFQACETQEPGLIYHRLRGARFVPVASPALFKDKPRPSMEQFLDYPLLHPSHEDQFWSQWFALSGMNPGSSIEAYAFDTLDLAITAASRGMGITLAEESMIADDLANGTLVQLSDVALVTSWAYYLIYPQELATLPSVIAFRDWALSEFSDTPPPQDTL, from the coding sequence ATGAAACTGCCCCCGCTCAATGCCCTGCGTGTCTTCCTGGTGGCTGCCGAACACCATTCATTTACCAAGGCAGGCGAAACCCTGCACCTGACCCAAGGGGCGGTGAGCCGCCATATCCAGACGCTGGAAGCCCACTACGGCCTGCCCTTGTTTGTACGCCAGGCCAGGGGGCTGACACTCACACCCGAAGGTGTCGCCTTGTTCCCTGCCGTGCGCGACGCCTTCTCGCGTATCGAAGCCGCCAGTGAAGCCATTTCCCGCCGCTCGCGCGAGCTGCGGGTCAAGGCCAGCCCGTCGATTGCCTCGCGCTGGGTACTGCCGCGTTTTACGCAGTTTCGTAACCGCTACCCGGACCTGATGGTCAGCCTGGTCACCGTGACCGGCTTTGACCCCAACTTCAAAAGCCGCGAATACGATATTTCCTTTCAGGCGTGCGAAACCCAGGAGCCGGGGCTGATTTACCACCGCCTGCGCGGCGCCCGCTTTGTCCCGGTGGCTTCCCCGGCACTGTTCAAAGACAAGCCGCGGCCAAGCATGGAACAGTTTCTGGACTACCCCTTGCTGCACCCGTCCCATGAAGACCAGTTCTGGTCGCAATGGTTCGCGCTGTCGGGCATGAACCCAGGTAGCAGTATCGAAGCCTACGCCTTCGATACGCTGGATCTGGCCATTACCGCCGCCTCGCGCGGCATGGGGATTACGCTGGCCGAGGAGAGCATGATTGCCGACGATCTGGCCAATGGCACCCTGGTGCAGCTGTCCGATGTCGCCCTGGTCACCAGCTGGGCTTACTACCTGATCTACCCGCAAGAGCTGGCCACCCTGCCCAGCGTGATTGCCTTCCGCGACTGGGCGCTGAGCGAATTCAGCGATACGCCGCCGCCGCAAGACACCCTATAG
- a CDS encoding type IV pilin protein — MHPVSSIPARRALRGFTLLELVVVVALLGILLSVALPSYQSYVRRSGAQTAAADLVALSLAMENLYQRQLVYPQPASNPTADTSSTLAYLASGTSASPWAPARGDRFRYVVQASASSYTLKATGLAGGVNEGCELTLSSSNIRAVNGGAACGGISVW; from the coding sequence TTGCATCCAGTTTCTTCTATCCCTGCCAGACGGGCACTGCGTGGCTTTACGCTGCTTGAGCTGGTTGTCGTGGTGGCCCTGCTCGGCATTTTGCTATCGGTGGCCTTGCCGTCCTACCAGAGCTACGTGCGGCGCAGCGGGGCGCAAACAGCGGCGGCCGATCTGGTGGCCTTGAGCCTGGCCATGGAAAACCTGTACCAGCGCCAGCTGGTGTACCCGCAGCCGGCCAGTAACCCGACGGCAGATACCAGCAGCACGCTGGCCTACCTGGCCTCCGGCACCAGCGCTTCGCCATGGGCACCGGCGCGGGGCGACCGTTTCCGTTATGTGGTGCAGGCCAGCGCCAGCAGTTACACCCTGAAGGCGACCGGGCTGGCAGGTGGTGTGAACGAGGGCTGCGAGCTGACGCTGTCCAGCAGCAATATCCGTGCGGTAAACGGCGGCGCGGCCTGCGGCGGGATCTCGGTATGGTAG
- the rfaE2 gene encoding D-glycero-beta-D-manno-heptose 1-phosphate adenylyltransferase, with amino-acid sequence MSMSYPSPDFEQKICPPEQLAEKLAALPRPVVFTNGCFDILHRGHVTYLAQARALGASLVLGLNTDASVKRLGKGDDRPINNELNRAAVLAALQSVDLVTWFDSDTPAELIELVKPDVLVKGGDWAPDKIVGSAETLARGGSVHSIPFLFATSTTETIKKIRTVEGQ; translated from the coding sequence ATGAGCATGTCGTACCCCTCGCCGGATTTCGAACAAAAAATCTGTCCTCCGGAGCAGCTCGCTGAAAAGCTGGCGGCTTTGCCACGGCCGGTGGTATTTACCAATGGCTGCTTTGATATTTTGCACCGCGGCCATGTGACCTACCTGGCGCAGGCCCGGGCGCTGGGTGCCAGCCTGGTGCTGGGCCTGAATACCGATGCCTCGGTCAAGCGCCTAGGCAAAGGGGATGATCGCCCCATCAATAACGAACTGAATCGCGCCGCGGTGCTGGCCGCCTTGCAAAGCGTGGATCTGGTGACCTGGTTTGATAGCGATACCCCGGCCGAGTTGATAGAGTTGGTCAAGCCGGATGTGCTGGTAAAAGGTGGTGACTGGGCGCCGGACAAGATCGTCGGTAGTGCCGAAACGCTGGCACGTGGCGGTAGCGTGCATTCCATCCCGTTTTTGTTTGCGACCTCTACTACCGAAACCATCAAGAAAATCCGTACCGTGGAAGGCCAATGA
- a CDS encoding type III pantothenate kinase → MKLLIDAGNSRVKWALWDGETLSPVQALPHADLGQLAAHWHSLAVDAVLAANVASSSVRAAITDAAPCAVQWQRAQPAALGVRNHYRQVAEQGADRWLAVLGARQLCADDVVIASAGTALTIEVLTADGDYLGGDILPGYRLMLQALAHNTAQLDRAAGQVCDFPQGTEDALATGVVDALCGAIERVVRRLAAQRQQAPQVLLTGGDAALLRPHLPFDARIVDNLVIYGLANVANGS, encoded by the coding sequence ATGAAGCTGCTGATCGACGCGGGCAACAGCCGGGTCAAGTGGGCGCTGTGGGATGGTGAAACCTTGTCCCCGGTACAAGCCTTGCCGCATGCGGATCTGGGCCAGTTGGCCGCGCATTGGCACAGCCTGGCAGTAGACGCTGTATTGGCAGCCAATGTGGCCAGTAGCAGCGTGCGTGCAGCTATTACAGACGCCGCACCCTGTGCCGTGCAATGGCAGCGCGCACAGCCGGCCGCACTGGGTGTGCGCAATCACTACCGGCAAGTGGCCGAGCAGGGGGCCGACCGCTGGCTAGCCGTGCTGGGTGCCCGTCAGCTCTGTGCGGATGATGTCGTGATTGCCAGTGCAGGTACCGCGCTGACGATTGAAGTGCTGACGGCCGACGGTGACTATCTGGGCGGTGACATCCTGCCGGGCTACCGCCTGATGCTGCAGGCACTGGCGCACAATACTGCGCAACTGGATCGAGCGGCAGGGCAGGTGTGTGACTTTCCACAGGGTACGGAAGACGCATTGGCTACCGGGGTGGTCGATGCCTTGTGCGGGGCGATAGAGCGTGTGGTACGCAGGTTGGCCGCACAGCGGCAGCAGGCACCGCAGGTGCTGCTCACCGGTGGTGACGCGGCTTTGTTGCGGCCACACCTCCCGTTTGATGCCCGTATCGTGGATAATCTTGTCATCTATGGTTTAGCAAACGTGGCGAACGGCTCATGA
- a CDS encoding Tfp pilus assembly protein FimT/FimU, producing the protein MVGRAAGFSLVETMVVLSIGLLLLLASVPLTRSWVANARISQADSQLLQAYAKTRALALRNPLASIGNTPAATLLILDNQRVQVREGSSGTLAWSVTAADGVAFFLAEDAAAAALGCGNVLRLDNNGLPLGACRHYAVSAAGGDRLVATLR; encoded by the coding sequence ATGGTAGGCCGCGCCGCGGGCTTTAGCCTGGTGGAAACCATGGTGGTGCTCAGTATCGGCTTGCTGTTGCTGCTAGCCAGCGTGCCGTTGACACGCAGCTGGGTTGCCAATGCCCGCATCAGCCAGGCCGATAGCCAGCTGCTGCAGGCCTATGCCAAAACCCGCGCCCTGGCGCTGCGCAACCCCTTGGCCAGTATCGGCAACACGCCGGCGGCGACGTTGCTGATTCTGGATAACCAGCGTGTGCAGGTGCGGGAAGGCAGTAGCGGTACGCTGGCGTGGTCGGTGACAGCGGCAGACGGGGTGGCATTTTTCCTGGCAGAGGACGCGGCAGCCGCCGCGCTAGGCTGTGGCAATGTGCTGCGGCTGGACAATAACGGCCTGCCATTAGGCGCGTGTCGTCATTACGCGGTGAGCGCCGCAGGGGGGGATCGCCTTGTTGCCACGCTACGCTAA
- a CDS encoding biotin--[acetyl-CoA-carboxylase] ligase translates to MSDLAFAVLRTLADGKFHSGEAMAQQLGCSRTLVWQAVHQLENEFGLTVFSVRGQGYRLPQPFALLDVASIRAALDEYAANVFTLALAEQIDSSNTQLMTRAAQGAPHGLVLAAERQTAGRGRLGRRWQMRLGAGLTFSLLWRFERGLSGLAGLSLVVGIAMVRALREFGAPVSLKWPNDVLLDGRKLAGILIELSGDALGPAAVVIGIGLNVANPGEVDQPVANLADAGIKVGRNELMAALLNQLAQVLSQFDREGFIAFRDEWLGLAAYLQQPVRLTFSHGQPVDGMAIGVDESGALQVDTADGPRVFHVGEVSLRPQP, encoded by the coding sequence ATGAGCGACCTGGCTTTTGCGGTATTGCGTACGCTGGCAGATGGCAAGTTCCATTCCGGTGAGGCCATGGCACAGCAGCTGGGCTGCTCGCGCACTTTGGTGTGGCAGGCGGTGCACCAGCTGGAAAACGAGTTCGGCCTGACAGTATTCAGCGTGCGTGGTCAGGGCTATCGTTTGCCACAGCCCTTTGCCTTGCTGGATGTGGCCAGCATTCGTGCCGCGCTGGATGAGTATGCGGCCAACGTGTTTACCCTGGCACTGGCCGAGCAGATTGACTCCTCCAATACCCAGCTGATGACCCGTGCCGCACAAGGTGCGCCGCATGGTCTGGTGCTGGCCGCCGAGAGGCAGACGGCTGGCCGTGGCCGGCTGGGGCGGCGCTGGCAGATGCGCCTGGGCGCAGGCTTGACCTTCTCCTTGCTGTGGCGCTTCGAGCGGGGTTTGTCCGGTTTGGCCGGCTTGTCGTTGGTGGTGGGGATTGCCATGGTGCGTGCTCTGCGCGAGTTTGGCGCCCCGGTGAGCCTGAAGTGGCCTAACGATGTATTGCTGGATGGCCGCAAACTGGCGGGTATCCTGATCGAGCTGTCTGGCGATGCCTTAGGCCCGGCAGCCGTGGTGATTGGTATCGGCCTGAATGTGGCTAACCCGGGTGAGGTTGACCAGCCGGTGGCTAACCTGGCGGATGCCGGCATCAAGGTTGGCCGCAATGAACTGATGGCGGCGCTATTGAACCAGCTGGCGCAAGTATTGAGCCAGTTTGACCGCGAGGGTTTTATTGCTTTCCGCGACGAGTGGCTGGGTTTGGCCGCCTACCTGCAGCAACCGGTACGGCTGACTTTCAGCCACGGGCAGCCGGTGGACGGTATGGCTATCGGGGTGGATGAGAGCGGTGCCTTGCAGGTGGATACCGCCGACGGGCCGCGCGTGTTCCACGTAGGTGAAGTCAGCCTGAGGCCGCAGCCATGA
- a CDS encoding PilW family protein: MSRRHQAGISMLELLIGMLLAMFAVMAMLSLSRTTSRVTALSRLGVQTDAQLATGLLAADKLLAQAGYFAVTASGSVPVPRYPDDLRLLQNATLGGSAQALLLAPASGTLVAQAGQGQALLWRSRDASGVFRYDGLYAPASGGLWRIHGSSMDWAGWAQAEQLLGAPPRGHDSLASAGVASFAVSRAAGGCQPFGVGSSASGGVYTVRISALAYSAGQRVDSHTCLMNFQ; the protein is encoded by the coding sequence ATGAGCCGCCGCCATCAGGCTGGCATATCGATGCTGGAGCTGCTGATAGGCATGCTGCTGGCCATGTTTGCCGTCATGGCCATGTTGTCGCTGTCGCGTACCACCAGCCGCGTCACCGCGCTAAGCCGGCTGGGTGTGCAGACGGACGCTCAGCTGGCTACCGGCCTGTTGGCCGCAGACAAGCTATTGGCGCAGGCGGGTTATTTTGCCGTGACGGCTTCGGGTAGCGTACCGGTGCCACGCTACCCCGACGATTTACGGCTGCTGCAAAACGCCACGCTGGGCGGCAGTGCCCAGGCGCTGTTGCTGGCGCCGGCCAGTGGCACGCTGGTGGCGCAGGCGGGGCAGGGGCAGGCGCTGCTCTGGCGTAGCCGCGATGCGTCCGGCGTGTTCCGCTACGACGGCCTGTACGCTCCGGCCAGTGGCGGTTTGTGGCGCATCCACGGCAGCAGTATGGATTGGGCCGGCTGGGCGCAGGCCGAACAGCTGCTGGGCGCACCGCCGCGCGGGCACGACAGCCTAGCTAGCGCCGGGGTGGCCAGCTTTGCCGTATCGCGTGCCGCGGGTGGCTGCCAGCCATTCGGCGTGGGCAGTAGCGCCAGTGGCGGCGTATACACCGTACGTATTTCTGCATTGGCCTACAGCGCTGGCCAGCGCGTAGATAGCCATACTTGCCTGATGAATTTTCAATGA
- a CDS encoding energy transducer TonB: MEHRAFHYGSLGIIGAAHLGLLMMTPSHSSPLTPPQVLPVIEMVSVAKQQAAPQAAQPTPPKPQPKRPPVAAKPTPTPPVQVSKSPVAPPANAITAAPTPPQPQPVAEAPAQVRPVADSRPAPSQEKPAAEHAYIAPTPISGAQGNPKPEYPPLSVELEEEGTVVLRVLVSTKGRALSVAIAKSSGYPRLDNSARRTVASRWQFTPGQRGGEAVEEYCLVPVEFTHPQKNKS; encoded by the coding sequence ATGGAACACCGCGCATTTCACTATGGCTCGCTAGGCATCATTGGCGCGGCCCACTTGGGCTTGTTGATGATGACGCCAAGCCACAGCTCGCCACTGACACCTCCGCAGGTTCTACCTGTTATAGAGATGGTATCGGTAGCCAAGCAGCAGGCTGCACCGCAAGCGGCACAGCCGACGCCACCAAAACCACAGCCTAAACGCCCACCGGTAGCGGCCAAGCCAACACCCACGCCGCCGGTACAAGTCAGCAAAAGTCCGGTGGCACCGCCTGCCAATGCAATCACGGCGGCGCCGACTCCACCGCAGCCACAGCCTGTGGCGGAAGCGCCGGCGCAGGTACGCCCTGTGGCAGACAGCCGCCCGGCCCCTTCCCAGGAAAAGCCTGCAGCGGAACACGCTTATATTGCGCCGACACCTATTAGTGGTGCGCAGGGAAACCCTAAACCCGAATACCCGCCGCTTTCGGTAGAGCTGGAAGAAGAAGGCACGGTGGTGCTGCGCGTACTGGTCAGCACCAAAGGACGCGCGCTGTCGGTAGCCATTGCCAAAAGCAGCGGTTACCCGCGGCTGGATAACTCGGCGCGTCGTACGGTAGCCAGCCGCTGGCAGTTCACGCCAGGCCAGCGCGGTGGCGAGGCGGTAGAAGAGTATTGCCTGGTACCTGTTGAATTTACTCACCCTCAAAAGAACAAGTCCTGA